The stretch of DNA GCATATCTTGGAAACTGATACCAGCAGAATAATATCAGACACAGATCTAAGTGATACCTATAAGAAATATACACACAAGAGAATTTTATTCATCATATTTTGTATAATTACTGCAGTTATCGCCATTGGAGTTTCCATAACAATCGGTGGAAGAGACATTAGTTTTACTGAAGTCTATCACATATTGTATAATCATTTGATTGGCGTAGATTATCCAGTAGGCTCTTCAGAATGGATGGACGATCAAATAGTGTGGAATCTGAGGCTTCCGCGAAGCATATTCGCCTTAATTGCCGGAGCAGCATTAGCAGTAGGGGGAGCAGTGATGCAGAGTGTAATGAAAAACCCCCTTGCCGATCCATATACCACCGGAGTCTCATCCGGTGCATGTTTTGGAGTAGCAGTCGCATTAGCTTTGGGTATTGTTGCCACATCAGGCTCACAAATGGATCAATATGGTGTAATAATCAACGCATTCATTTTTGCTTTGATACCAGTTGCAATAATTATTTTACTATCTCCAAGAAGCCGTTCTCCAGCAACATTAATATTGGCAGGTGTAGCGGTTTCATATTTATTCAATGCACTCAACACTATTGTTCTTATATCTACAGATTCTGAAACATTGGCCTCTGTCTATCAATGGCAGATCGGATCACTTGCAGATCTTTCATGGGATGATCTTTTATTAGTTACACTTATTACAGTTGCTGGAACAATCTGCGCACTAGCAGTATCTAAAAAACTAAATCTTCTCCTGCTCGGCGATGACAGTGCTAAAAGTTTAGGCTTGGATGCTAATTCTCTGAGAATTGTCTGTTTACTGATACTTTCTTTGATGACTGCTGCTGTGATAAGCTATGCAGGAGTTATAGGTTTTATTGGTTTGATATCTCCTCACATTGTTCGCCTGATCATAGGTTCAGACAACCGTTATTTGATTCCTGCAGCCGCAGCATTTGGTGCTACATTTCTGATAATAGCTGACATAGTCTCACGCATAGTTTCTGATATAAATGCAGTTCCCGTGGGTATAATGATATCTTTTATCGGTGCACCCATTTTTCTGTATTTAGTTGTTAAAAATAAACGGAGTCTGTGGTAATGTTCGGATCACTATCGAAACACTGCGTCAATGAATATCACAGACACATACGCCGCGGAAGAATTTTTACTATAATCTTCGCGATATCCTCTATACTCTTGGCAGTTGCTTCCACATCTGTTGGAAAATATCCTATTGGCATATTGGAATCATATGAAATAATCTTTAATCATCTTCAGGGAATTGATCCAGTGGGCTATGTTGCAGAGCTCAAGGATTTTATTGTGTGGGATAGAAATCTTCCCCGTGCTGTTGCTGGTCTTACTGTTGGAGCTATTTTAGCTATCGGGGGAGCAGTGATGCAGAGCATGATGAAAAATCCTCTTGCAGATTCATATACAACAGGTATTTCATCGGGAGCTCTGTTTGGTGTAACCGTCTGGCTTGTTATGGGAATCAGCGTAGTGCCAGCTGCTGGTACATACTCTCAGATACTCAATGCATTCATTTTTGCTATGATCCCCTCTTTGGTCATAGTTATTATTACTACATTTAAAAAAATTACATCTACTGCAATGATACTCATTGGTATTGCAGTGATGTATGTATTTTCTGCGTCTTCATCACTCTTAAAATATATTGCAGATCCGGACGCTCTTTCAGATATCTACGAATGGTCCATAGGAACCGTGGGGAAAGCCGGATGGGAAAGTGTCCCCATATTGATAGTTTCTGCGATTTCAATATTTATTGCAATGATGATAGTTTCTAAAAGTTTAAACGTTTTATCCAGCGGAGACAATAGTGCCGTAAGTCTTGGAGTAAATCCTTTGAGACTTCGCCTGTTCTGTTTAATTGTAATCTCACTTACAACTGCTGCAGCAGTTTGTTTTACAGGCACTATTGGATTTGTAGGTCTGGTAGCTCCGCACCTTGGCAGAATTTTTGTTGGTTCCAATAACCGTTATCTCATTCCCTGTTCTGCTTCCCTGGGTGCACTCATGCTGATCTCTTCTGACTGCCTGGCAAGGGTAATCGGCACCACTGGTTTACCGGCAGGTGTGGTTACAGCGATGATAGGCAGTCCGTTGTTCCTCTATTTCCTTTTTAAACAGAAAAAAAGTGATTGTGACTCTATGAAATTAATTCACATTTCAGTTCAAAGTTCCGATGCTAGAGTTATGGAGAAAGCCGCAAAAACACTTCGTGATCAAGGAATCAATGTAGAATGTTTTTGTGAAAACTGTGACGTAATCGATGACAATCCTGAAGTATACCACCGCCTTGTCAAGGAGACTGCAGATGCAGATATGGTATTCATCAGATGCATGGGGGATATTTTCAGATTTAAGAAGTTTGAAAAATATGAAGAGGTCCTGAAAAACTATGCTGGATATGTATTCATCTATTCTGGGAGTTTAGACTTAATGCTATTATTCCGCCACCTTTTCAAAGGGTCTGATGATGAATTCTCACTTTTGAGGTCCTTTGCTTTATACAAGGGGCCAGAAAATGATGTAGGAATCCTTCTCTGGTTAGCTAACAAACTTGGTCTGGTGGATTCAGTCCCTGAACCTGTGAAACAGAGAACTGACGGCATATATCATCCAGATTACTCAAAGGACATTTCTTTTGAAGATTATATTTCCAACCTTGATCCTAACCTTCCTACTGCAGGATTCATGTTTACGAGTAATTTATGGATATATAATAATCTGGAACATATTGATGCAATGATCCATGGTTTGGAAGATGCAGGAATGAATGTAATTCCCGTATTCTTTTCAGCTTCATCCATGAGCGTTCATGGAACGTACGGTAGTTCTACCATATTCAAGAAGTATCTGATGGATGGTGAAAAATCTCGTGTAGATGTGGTTGTGATGTGTTCGTCATTTTCACAACTTGTTAATTCCAGAAGCACTACCGGAATGAGCACACCAGATGAGGAAAATTTTTACAAACATCTTACAAACGTTCCAGTTCTGCAGGCTCTGATAGTTGCCTCTGAATATTCTGATTATGGGAGCAGTGCGGTTGGGTTGGACAAGAACGAAATTTCTGCATCTGTAGCCTGGCCGGAGGTGGACGGACAGATAATTACTGTGCCGATTGCCCACTCGCCTCCAGAATATAGGAAAATCCGCAGAAACGCCCCTCTGCCGGATAGAATAAATCATCTTGCAAGATTGGCTAAGAATTGGGCCATGCTGAGCAGAATCCCGCCGTCTGAAAGAAGAATTGCTATTCTGATGTACCAGTCCAGGCCTGATTCTGGAAGGATAGGCAATGCTGCAGGTCTTGATGTAATTGAAAGCGTATGTTCAATGCTGAAAAGGCTGAAACTTCTTGGATACTCTGTAGATAATATTCCAGAAACGGGAAAAGAATTAATTACTGAAATATTAGAAAACGTTACAAACGATTTGGAATGGACCCCTTCCGAAGTAGTCTGCGAAAAAGCTTTGGATCTGGTGGATAAAAAGGATTACCTGCAGCATTTCGATAAACTTTCTGAGTTCGATAAAAATTCAACAATTGAGCATTGGGGAAAACCACCAGGAGAGATTGCTGTTGAAAAAGGAAAGATAATAATCCCTGGTCTGATCAAAGGAAATATCCTCATTGGCTACCAGCCTCTAAGGGGATGGGGAGAACAGATTGAGAGAATTTATCATGACCCTCTGCTGATGTCTCCTCATCAGTATCTGGAATATTACAGATGGATTCAGCATGAATTCAAGGCCAATGTAATTGTACATATGGGAACTCATGGAACGCTGGAGTGGCTTCCCGGCAAGAATGTAGGTTTGTCTTCCAGTTGCAATCCTGATTTTGTGCTTGATGCCACTCCTCATGTGTATCCATATATCATTGATGATCCAGGCGAAGGAATACAAACCAAGAGAAGGTCTGAAGCTGTAGTTATCGGGCATATGAATCCCACTATGGCTAGAGCAGGCAGTTATGATGAATTATCAGAGGTGGAGGTCCCTCTTCAGCAGTACTTTAAGTTTAAGAACATGGCTGCTGGCGAGAGGAGAACTATTTTAATTTCTGAAATTTACGAAGCTGCTAAGAAACTTGACTTATTTAGTGATTTAGGGATATCTGCAGATCCAGGGGTAGATGGATTCGAGCCATATCTGGATAAACTCCATGAATATATTACAGAAGTTAAAGATGCTTTGATCCGTGATGGGCTTCATGTCCTGGGACGAATTCCTGAAGGACGTCATCTGGATGAGAACATTTATTCAATAATGAAAGTTAGAAATGGTTCAATTTCGCCACTGAGGGAAGCTGTAGGTGACACTATGGGATATGATCTCAACCATGCTGTAGATTTTCCGAATGAACTGAGTGAGGACGGAAGACCTAACAGCGAAATAATTGATTATGCCGATTCGGAAGTCCAGACTCTCTTGGTTGAAATGAGGGCACTCGATTATAATTATTCTAAATGCCTTGATTATGTCAATGGACGTTATAGTTCAGTTTCAAATTCACTTATAGAATGTGTCTCATTCATTTGTACTTTTTTAGTACCTAATCTAAAAAATATGGGTGATGAAATCAACAATATGATGAATGCATTTGAAGGGAAATATGTGCTCCCAGGACCATCTGGAGCTCCTACACGTGGAAATGCCCGCATACTGCCGATGGGCAGGAACTACTACGGCATCGATCCTGATAGCGTTCCTAATCCTTCTTCATGGGTCATAGGAAAGAAAATGGCTGACCAGATGATCAACAAGTATGTGGAAGAAAAAGGAACCTACCCGAGGGAGGTAGGATTCATCATCTGGGCTACAGACACTATGAAAACAGGAGGAGATGATTTAGCATATATCCTCTGGCTCATGGGTGTAAAACCTGTGTGGTCCAAAGCCGGTGGCCAGGTGATAGACCTGGAAGTCGTTCCTTTGTCTGAGTTGAAGCGTCCTAGAATTGATGTGACTGTAAACATCACAGGACTTTTCAGGGATACATTTCCCAATCTTATCGATATGATTGATGATGCTGTTAAACTTGTGTCTGGGCTTGACGAATCAAGTGATGAAAATTATCTTGCTGATAACTTGAGAAAAGAAATCCTTGAAGGAATGAAAGCAGGCCTTACAGTTGATGAAGCCCGCAGGAAGTCTTCCATGCGCATATTCGGTGCACCTCCTGGAGCGTATGGTGCCGGTGTCAACCATGCCATAGAAACCAGTGAATGGAAAACCGTGGAAGATCTGGCAGATGTTTACATTTCATGGTCGAGCTATGCATATGGAAGAGGAGTTCACGGAGAAAGTATGAAGGATCAATTTGTCAAACGCTTCAGCAAAGTCGGTGTTACAGTCAAGAATATGCCCGATCGGGAGATAGATCTGCTTGACTGCGATGACGTATACACATATCTTGGCGGAATGAATTCTTTTGTAAGGGCTTATGGTAATCCAGATGCAATTTCTGTTATGGGGGATGGTTCAAATCCTGAGCACCTGAAACTTAGAAATGCCGCAGAAGAGTGTAAATTCGTATTCAGAAGTAAAATCCTCAATCCCAAATATGTTGAAGGCTTGAAAGAGCACGGTTATCGTGGAGCTGCAGAGCTGGCGAATGTTACAGAATATTTGTTTGCATGGGACGCAACTTCAGATATTGTTGATGACTGGATGTATGAGCAGCTGGCTGATAAATTTTTATTTGATAATGACACGAAGGAGTGGATGATGGATGAAAATCCCCACGCTTTGATGAATATCTTGAACAGGCTGCACGAAGCAATATCCCGGGAGATGTGGAATGCAGATCAAGATACCTTGGAGAAATTAAAGCAGCTGTATATGCAGACTGAAGAAAGACTGGAAGAAATCACAGACCGCTGAGGTCAGGAACTTCCTTTTTTAATTAAGTGATAGTCTGCAATAAAAAATACAGCACAGTATATCAGCATGATTGCTATCGAAGCATATGGAACATCCCAGCCCAGAGATGCTGATCTGATGCATTCTGTAGAATGAGTAAGCGGAAGTGCGTAGATGATATAACTGAATATGCTTGGCAGCGATGAAACATTAAACAATGTCCCGCATAGAAATGTCATTGGAATTATAACAACGCTGTTGAAAAGGTTCAATGCCTGATTTGATTTAGCTAGCATGCCGGCTAAAACTCCCAGCAGAGCGAATGTGAAACTTGATATGATTATGAATAAAATTACAAGTGGCGTTATTGAAACTGCTGGTGAGATAATCATTCCTATTATGAGAATAATCATGCAGCTCAGCACGCTTCTCAAAGTCCCCATTAGCGCTTTTCCAATTACTATCGAAGAAACATGAATCGGACAGAGAACAAGTTCATCAAAACTCATGTAAAACAGCCTTTGAATTAGAATCTTCGAAGAAGTCGAACCGAAACTGGATGACAGTGTCGTCAGTGACACAATACCTGGAATTATGAATGCTATGTAGTTTCCGCTTCCACCTGACATGCCGCTGCCCAGACCATAACCAAATGCCAGAAGATACAGCAAAGGCCCTATCAGGCAGGAGATTACCACTACTAAGAAATTCTTTTTGAAATAGCACAGATCCGCCCATGCTACGCGTACAGATTCGTCAAGTATGGTGAATATCAGCATCTCACCAGCTTATCTGCTGCAGTATCCTCTCCAGTTATTTCTAAAAATACATCCTCTAAATTGGTCTTTCGTATAATGTTATAATTTTCAGTTGTAGCCTGCACGAATTCTTTTGCACTGGATCGATCTGGAAAATATCGATTGTATATTTTTCCATCGTCACCTATTAATTCTACAGTCATTGAGCCAATCTTCTGACAGAGCTCTTTGGGTGTTCCTAATGCAATTATTCTGCCATAATTCATTATTCCTACTCTGTCGCAGAGTGATTCTGCTTCTTCTATGTAGTGAGTTGTCAGAAATATTGTAGTTCCGTTGCTGTTCAGCATTCTAATGAGGTCCCACAGCATGTGTCTTGAGCGTGTGTCAAGTCCTGCAGTGGGTTCATCTAAAAAAAGGATTTTGGGTCTGTGGATTATGGAACAGACAATGGCAGTTTTTCTTTTCCACCCTCCTGATAGAGAAGAAATAGTCCTGTCCATATATTCCTCCAGACCCAGTAGTGATGAAACTTCTTTAATCCGTTCTTCAATTTCTGCTCGCGGTATTTTTTGCAGCAAAGCATGGTGTTTTATATTCTCTCGAACCGTGATATCTTTGTCCAAGCTGATATGCTGCTGTGTTATTCCAAGGTATTTTCTAGCGTTGATACGATCTTTTTGAATGTTGTATCCGGCGATGGTGATATTTCCGAATGTTGGGGTAGTGATTGTAGTCAGCATACGTATGGTTGTAGTTTTTCCGGCTCCATTGGGGCCTAGAAATCCGAAGATTTCTCCCTTTTTAACAGAGATGCTGACATCATTGACAGCGGTGAAGTTGTCAAATTTTTTAATAAGGTGATCGGCTTGTAGTATGTCAGAGTTGGAAATATCATCCACCAAGATCTGCATGTAGTTCTAGCTCATATAACTAATGGCTATCGTTTTGATCATATGATTTAATCGTCATATGATAACTTAGAAACCAGTCATTGTAATCTTTATTTGATATATCCAGGGACTAAAAATCTCTTTTTTAATCACTCATATTTCCCTATTAGATACCTTTAAATAGTATACTTCAATACTCTTTCTGGGATGATATATCCAATAATTGCTTAAATGACCGCATATATCCAAATAAAGTTAAAAGTTTCTTAAGAGGTATGAAATGAAGAACATGAAGACAGTTACAA from Candidatus Methanomassiliicoccus intestinalis Issoire-Mx1 encodes:
- a CDS encoding FecCD family ABC transporter permease; the protein is METDTSRIISDTDLSDTYKKYTHKRILFIIFCIITAVIAIGVSITIGGRDISFTEVYHILYNHLIGVDYPVGSSEWMDDQIVWNLRLPRSIFALIAGAALAVGGAVMQSVMKNPLADPYTTGVSSGACFGVAVALALGIVATSGSQMDQYGVIINAFIFALIPVAIIILLSPRSRSPATLILAGVAVSYLFNALNTIVLISTDSETLASVYQWQIGSLADLSWDDLLLVTLITVAGTICALAVSKKLNLLLLGDDSAKSLGLDANSLRIVCLLILSLMTAAVISYAGVIGFIGLISPHIVRLIIGSDNRYLIPAAAAFGATFLIIADIVSRIVSDINAVPVGIMISFIGAPIFLYLVVKNKRSLW
- the cobN gene encoding cobaltochelatase subunit CobN, yielding MFGSLSKHCVNEYHRHIRRGRIFTIIFAISSILLAVASTSVGKYPIGILESYEIIFNHLQGIDPVGYVAELKDFIVWDRNLPRAVAGLTVGAILAIGGAVMQSMMKNPLADSYTTGISSGALFGVTVWLVMGISVVPAAGTYSQILNAFIFAMIPSLVIVIITTFKKITSTAMILIGIAVMYVFSASSSLLKYIADPDALSDIYEWSIGTVGKAGWESVPILIVSAISIFIAMMIVSKSLNVLSSGDNSAVSLGVNPLRLRLFCLIVISLTTAAAVCFTGTIGFVGLVAPHLGRIFVGSNNRYLIPCSASLGALMLISSDCLARVIGTTGLPAGVVTAMIGSPLFLYFLFKQKKSDCDSMKLIHISVQSSDARVMEKAAKTLRDQGINVECFCENCDVIDDNPEVYHRLVKETADADMVFIRCMGDIFRFKKFEKYEEVLKNYAGYVFIYSGSLDLMLLFRHLFKGSDDEFSLLRSFALYKGPENDVGILLWLANKLGLVDSVPEPVKQRTDGIYHPDYSKDISFEDYISNLDPNLPTAGFMFTSNLWIYNNLEHIDAMIHGLEDAGMNVIPVFFSASSMSVHGTYGSSTIFKKYLMDGEKSRVDVVVMCSSFSQLVNSRSTTGMSTPDEENFYKHLTNVPVLQALIVASEYSDYGSSAVGLDKNEISASVAWPEVDGQIITVPIAHSPPEYRKIRRNAPLPDRINHLARLAKNWAMLSRIPPSERRIAILMYQSRPDSGRIGNAAGLDVIESVCSMLKRLKLLGYSVDNIPETGKELITEILENVTNDLEWTPSEVVCEKALDLVDKKDYLQHFDKLSEFDKNSTIEHWGKPPGEIAVEKGKIIIPGLIKGNILIGYQPLRGWGEQIERIYHDPLLMSPHQYLEYYRWIQHEFKANVIVHMGTHGTLEWLPGKNVGLSSSCNPDFVLDATPHVYPYIIDDPGEGIQTKRRSEAVVIGHMNPTMARAGSYDELSEVEVPLQQYFKFKNMAAGERRTILISEIYEAAKKLDLFSDLGISADPGVDGFEPYLDKLHEYITEVKDALIRDGLHVLGRIPEGRHLDENIYSIMKVRNGSISPLREAVGDTMGYDLNHAVDFPNELSEDGRPNSEIIDYADSEVQTLLVEMRALDYNYSKCLDYVNGRYSSVSNSLIECVSFICTFLVPNLKNMGDEINNMMNAFEGKYVLPGPSGAPTRGNARILPMGRNYYGIDPDSVPNPSSWVIGKKMADQMINKYVEEKGTYPREVGFIIWATDTMKTGGDDLAYILWLMGVKPVWSKAGGQVIDLEVVPLSELKRPRIDVTVNITGLFRDTFPNLIDMIDDAVKLVSGLDESSDENYLADNLRKEILEGMKAGLTVDEARRKSSMRIFGAPPGAYGAGVNHAIETSEWKTVEDLADVYISWSSYAYGRGVHGESMKDQFVKRFSKVGVTVKNMPDREIDLLDCDDVYTYLGGMNSFVRAYGNPDAISVMGDGSNPEHLKLRNAAEECKFVFRSKILNPKYVEGLKEHGYRGAAELANVTEYLFAWDATSDIVDDWMYEQLADKFLFDNDTKEWMMDENPHALMNILNRLHEAISREMWNADQDTLEKLKQLYMQTEERLEEITDR
- a CDS encoding ABC transporter permease; this encodes MLIFTILDESVRVAWADLCYFKKNFLVVVISCLIGPLLYLLAFGYGLGSGMSGGSGNYIAFIIPGIVSLTTLSSSFGSTSSKILIQRLFYMSFDELVLCPIHVSSIVIGKALMGTLRSVLSCMIILIIGMIISPAVSITPLVILFIIISSFTFALLGVLAGMLAKSNQALNLFNSVVIIPMTFLCGTLFNVSSLPSIFSYIIYALPLTHSTECIRSASLGWDVPYASIAIMLIYCAVFFIADYHLIKKGSS
- a CDS encoding ABC transporter ATP-binding protein, translating into MDDISNSDILQADHLIKKFDNFTAVNDVSISVKKGEIFGFLGPNGAGKTTTIRMLTTITTPTFGNITIAGYNIQKDRINARKYLGITQQHISLDKDITVRENIKHHALLQKIPRAEIEERIKEVSSLLGLEEYMDRTISSLSGGWKRKTAIVCSIIHRPKILFLDEPTAGLDTRSRHMLWDLIRMLNSNGTTIFLTTHYIEEAESLCDRVGIMNYGRIIALGTPKELCQKIGSMTVELIGDDGKIYNRYFPDRSSAKEFVQATTENYNIIRKTNLEDVFLEITGEDTAADKLVRC